One region of Pirellulales bacterium genomic DNA includes:
- a CDS encoding ferrochelatase, with the protein MHAAGVEPYDALLVLSFGGPEQPDDVLPFLENVTRGRNVPRERLLEVAEHYHHFGGKSPINDQNRALIDALTREFEQHGPRLPIYFGNRNWHPFLADSVREMAAQGVRRALVFFTSAFSSYSGCRQYRENIEAAQREVGPAAPRLDRLRMFFNHPLFIETMVGRVSQSLETIPADRRAGTPLVFTAHSIPLGMAQNCEYEAQLREACRLVAASFPGHAWQLTYQSRSGPPTQPWLAPDILDALRELARQGTKDVVVLPIGFISDHLEVLYDLDIEARQLSDSLGLNMVRAGTAGTAPKFVAMIRELVLERVEPGHPRRALGTLGPSHDVCAADCCLPPQR; encoded by the coding sequence TTGCACGCTGCCGGAGTTGAACCGTACGACGCACTGCTGGTGCTATCCTTTGGCGGCCCCGAGCAGCCCGACGACGTGCTGCCGTTTCTCGAGAATGTCACGCGCGGTCGCAATGTGCCGCGCGAGCGGCTGCTGGAAGTCGCCGAGCACTATCACCATTTCGGCGGCAAAAGCCCGATCAACGACCAGAACCGCGCGCTGATCGACGCCCTGACGCGGGAATTCGAGCAGCATGGGCCACGGCTGCCGATTTATTTCGGCAATCGGAATTGGCATCCGTTCCTCGCCGACTCCGTACGGGAAATGGCCGCGCAGGGCGTCCGCCGTGCCCTGGTGTTCTTCACGTCGGCGTTCAGCTCCTACTCGGGCTGCCGGCAATACCGCGAGAACATCGAGGCCGCGCAGCGCGAGGTCGGGCCTGCCGCCCCGCGCCTCGACCGACTGCGGATGTTCTTCAATCATCCGCTCTTCATTGAAACCATGGTCGGGCGTGTATCGCAGTCGCTAGAAACGATCCCCGCAGACCGACGTGCCGGCACGCCACTGGTATTCACGGCGCACAGCATTCCGCTGGGCATGGCGCAGAACTGCGAGTACGAGGCGCAGCTGCGCGAAGCGTGCCGACTCGTAGCCGCCTCGTTTCCAGGACACGCCTGGCAACTGACCTATCAAAGCCGCAGTGGTCCACCGACACAGCCGTGGCTCGCGCCCGATATCCTTGACGCGCTGCGCGAGCTGGCCCGGCAAGGTACAAAAGACGTGGTGGTCTTGCCGATCGGCTTCATTTCGGACCACTTGGAAGTGCTGTACGATCTGGATATTGAGGCCCGGCAGCTAAGCGATTCGCTCGGCCTGAACATGGTCCGCGCCGGCACGGCAGGCACCGCTCCCAAGTTCGTCGCCATGATCCGCGAATTGGTACTCGAACGCGTCGAGCCCGGCCACCCGCGCCGCGCGCTGGGAACGCTCGGGCCGAGTCACGACGTCTGCGCGGCCGATTGCTGTTTGCCGCCGCAACGATAA
- a CDS encoding Clp protease N-terminal domain-containing protein — MKGGSRMVETFTDLSRLVIRLADHEAMRFNHEYIGTEHLLLALTRDVGGVATAALKSLNLDTRKTRFAVERLLPGGLVMTPDLRLTPRARTALAYAIQEAASLKQKLVGPEHILLGLLRMHECGAEHVLSDLGVTKEAVRREVLGHLGDGPSHTDAS, encoded by the coding sequence ATGAAAGGTGGGAGTCGGATGGTTGAGACTTTTACCGATCTTTCTCGGTTGGTCATACGGCTGGCGGATCACGAAGCGATGCGCTTCAACCACGAATACATCGGCACCGAGCACCTCTTACTCGCGTTGACCAGGGACGTGGGCGGCGTTGCCACGGCGGCGCTAAAGAGCCTCAACTTGGACACGCGCAAAACTCGCTTTGCGGTCGAGAGGCTTTTGCCGGGCGGTCTAGTGATGACGCCCGATCTGCGTTTGACGCCGCGTGCGAGAACGGCACTTGCCTATGCTATCCAGGAGGCCGCAAGCCTAAAGCAAAAACTCGTCGGTCCTGAGCACATTCTACTCGGCCTGCTTCGCATGCACGAATGCGGTGCAGAGCACGTCTTAAGCGACTTGGGTGTAACCAAGGAGGCCGTGCGTCGAGAGGTACTCGGGCATTTGGGTGACGGGCCGAGCCACACAGATGCGAGTTGA
- a CDS encoding DUF1549 and DUF1553 domain-containing protein produces the protein MALPAHAADTSAFSAEDRDYWAWRPLVRAAVPRTTTPTANPIDGFLQERLNEAGIQPAPEADRRTLIRRATFDLHGLPPTPEEVAQFEADAAPEAFERLIDRLLASPRYGEHVARYWLDLVRYAESDGFKSDDLRENAWRYRDYVIAALNEDIGFDRFVIEQLAGDELQSDDPRALVATGYLRLGPYEENGRDVADQRSNILNDITDVTGQVFFGLTIGCARCHDHKYDPILQADYFRLQAFFAALALTDDEPLATSAERAAFAEKQAQWETATATLRDEIAALEAPNREKLMAEKRGVFPDYMQKIFDTPVGGRTPLESQMIELASRQLVVSTEDVAKCMTKEQREAHAALRRRLREEHGAPPAPLPVATLARDIGEVAPPTSIPGDDATIEPGYLSVLGPAPPQIQPIAGRSTGRRLALARWIAGQENTLTPRVMVNRVWQQHFGRGFASSADFGRQGEPPTHPALLDWLAAQWQADGMRFKSLHRLIMTSAAYRRASLDPSPEMLSADPENALYARFVRRRLTGEQLRDAILAASGELNLEMGGPSVRSELPKGISEAYAWKPDKDPAQRNRRSIYLLVRRNLREPLLEVFDMPDTHETCTRRLETTTAPQALFLLNADWSLERAAELSRRVESSESTDAQRAIRAAYRLVFQREPQPDELQSASDFLHRQTGGSGEEKSTPAGGRVGHRTLVGLCHVLLNSNEFLFVD, from the coding sequence ATGGCGCTACCGGCGCACGCTGCCGACACGAGCGCGTTTTCCGCCGAGGATCGCGACTATTGGGCGTGGCGGCCGCTTGTGCGCGCCGCGGTGCCGCGGACCACGACTCCGACCGCCAATCCCATCGATGGGTTCTTGCAAGAGCGTCTCAACGAAGCTGGCATCCAGCCCGCCCCCGAGGCGGACCGGCGGACGTTGATTCGCCGTGCGACGTTCGATTTGCACGGCTTGCCACCGACACCCGAGGAAGTGGCGCAATTCGAGGCGGACGCCGCGCCGGAGGCGTTTGAGCGTTTGATCGATCGGCTGCTCGCCTCGCCGCGTTACGGCGAGCACGTGGCTCGTTATTGGCTCGACCTGGTGCGGTACGCCGAGAGCGACGGGTTCAAGTCGGACGATCTGCGTGAGAACGCCTGGCGCTATCGCGATTACGTGATCGCGGCATTGAACGAAGACATAGGCTTCGACCGTTTTGTGATCGAGCAACTGGCCGGCGATGAATTGCAGTCCGATGACCCGCGGGCCCTCGTGGCGACGGGCTACCTGCGCCTCGGGCCTTATGAGGAGAACGGCCGCGACGTGGCCGACCAGCGCAGCAATATCCTGAACGATATTACGGACGTGACGGGCCAGGTGTTTTTCGGCCTGACGATCGGTTGCGCCCGCTGCCACGACCACAAATACGATCCGATCTTGCAGGCGGATTACTTTCGCCTGCAAGCCTTCTTCGCGGCGCTTGCGCTAACGGACGACGAACCGCTGGCAACCAGCGCCGAGCGCGCGGCGTTTGCTGAGAAGCAGGCGCAATGGGAGACGGCCACGGCCACGCTGCGCGACGAGATCGCGGCGCTCGAAGCGCCAAATCGCGAAAAGCTCATGGCCGAGAAGCGCGGGGTGTTCCCCGACTACATGCAAAAGATTTTCGACACGCCCGTCGGGGGCCGCACGCCGCTCGAATCGCAAATGATCGAGCTGGCCTCGCGGCAATTGGTGGTGAGCACCGAGGACGTCGCCAAGTGCATGACCAAGGAGCAGCGCGAAGCGCACGCCGCATTGCGTCGCCGCTTGCGCGAGGAGCATGGCGCGCCGCCGGCCCCCTTGCCCGTCGCTACGCTCGCGCGTGATATCGGCGAAGTGGCGCCGCCAACTTCCATTCCCGGTGACGACGCGACCATCGAGCCGGGCTACCTGAGCGTACTGGGACCGGCGCCGCCGCAAATTCAGCCAATTGCCGGTCGGAGCACGGGCCGGCGCTTGGCGCTCGCCCGCTGGATTGCCGGGCAGGAAAATACGCTGACGCCGCGGGTGATGGTGAATCGGGTTTGGCAGCAGCATTTCGGCCGGGGCTTCGCGAGTAGCGCGGACTTCGGCCGGCAGGGCGAACCGCCCACGCATCCGGCGCTCCTGGATTGGCTGGCTGCCCAGTGGCAAGCCGACGGCATGCGCTTCAAGTCGCTGCATCGACTGATCATGACCTCGGCCGCGTACCGCCGGGCCTCGCTCGACCCGAGTCCCGAGATGCTTTCCGCCGATCCGGAAAACGCGCTCTATGCGCGCTTCGTTCGTCGCCGGCTGACGGGCGAGCAATTGCGCGATGCGATCCTTGCGGCCAGCGGCGAGTTGAATCTCGAAATGGGCGGACCGAGCGTGCGCAGCGAGTTGCCCAAGGGAATCAGCGAAGCCTATGCCTGGAAGCCTGACAAGGATCCCGCGCAGCGTAACCGGCGTTCGATTTATCTGCTGGTGCGCCGGAATTTGCGCGAGCCGCTGTTGGAAGTGTTCGACATGCCCGACACCCATGAAACGTGTACGCGGCGTCTGGAAACGACGACGGCGCCGCAAGCACTGTTCCTGTTGAACGCCGATTGGTCGCTCGAGCGTGCCGCGGAGCTGAGCCGGCGCGTGGAGTCGTCGGAATCGACCGATGCCCAGCGCGCAATCCGCGCGGCCTATCGCCTCGTATTTCAGCGGGAGCCGCAGCCGGACGAATTGCAATCGGCGAGCGATTTTCTCCATCGGCAGACGGGTGGTTCCGGTGAGGAAAAGTCTACGCCGGCTGGCGGCCGAGTGGGGCATCGGACGCTTGTCGGTTTGTGCCACGTGCTGTTGAACAGCAACGAGTTCTTGTTCGTCGACTGA
- a CDS encoding ABC transporter ATP-binding protein has product MSDAIVIERLTKHYGPRRVVNTVNLRVPAGCVYGFLGRNGAGKSTLIKMLMGLVQPDSGRAALLGDDSRDLAPATRARIAYLAEGHPLYRGMTVAEAVRFTRSFYTNTPFRAVWHDRFVSQVLDHFRIAGSAKIRRLSNGQRAQVSLALALAPDPDLLILDDPTLGLDTVVRRDFLESIIQLIQRAGRTIFFSSHILGDVERVADRIGILVDGVLRVDCPTDHFKATVRRVVLEFVGAAPRFPACPGLVGQRQSGGQLELVVVNYGPQHAEIAQGLGATNIEVMEMNLEDAFIAYTRGETPALPSIEWEVAR; this is encoded by the coding sequence ATGAGCGACGCGATTGTCATCGAGCGACTGACGAAGCATTACGGGCCGCGGCGCGTCGTGAATACCGTCAACCTGCGCGTGCCGGCAGGATGCGTTTACGGATTTCTGGGACGCAACGGCGCCGGCAAATCGACGTTGATCAAGATGCTTATGGGCCTGGTTCAGCCCGACTCGGGCCGAGCCGCACTCTTGGGCGACGACAGCCGCGACCTGGCGCCGGCGACTCGCGCGCGAATCGCTTACCTGGCCGAAGGGCATCCGCTCTATCGCGGCATGACCGTGGCCGAAGCGGTGCGCTTCACGCGCAGCTTTTATACGAACACTCCTTTTCGCGCCGTGTGGCACGATCGTTTTGTCAGCCAGGTGCTGGATCATTTTCGCATCGCGGGAAGTGCGAAGATCCGTCGGCTCTCGAATGGTCAGCGGGCGCAAGTGTCGCTGGCCTTGGCGCTGGCACCGGATCCCGATCTGTTGATTCTCGACGATCCGACGCTGGGGCTCGATACCGTCGTGCGCCGCGATTTTCTGGAGTCGATCATTCAACTGATCCAGCGCGCCGGCCGGACGATCTTCTTCAGCTCGCACATCCTGGGCGACGTCGAGCGCGTGGCGGACCGGATTGGCATCCTGGTCGATGGCGTGTTGCGCGTTGACTGCCCGACCGATCATTTCAAGGCCACGGTGCGGCGCGTGGTGCTGGAGTTCGTGGGCGCGGCGCCGCGCTTTCCGGCCTGTCCAGGCCTGGTCGGCCAGCGGCAATCGGGCGGGCAGTTGGAGCTGGTCGTCGTGAATTACGGACCGCAGCACGCCGAGATCGCGCAAGGACTGGGTGCAACGAACATTGAGGTGATGGAGATGAACCTGGAAGACGCGTTTATCGCCTACACGCGCGGCGAGACGCCGGCGCTACCCTCGATCGAGTGGGAGGTAGCCCGATGA
- a CDS encoding GntR family transcriptional regulator: protein MQYSISPATGVPIYQQLIDQIAAGIARGQLRPNQRLPSVRELSQTLVVNPNTVARAYTELEREGVLYTRQGLGVFVAEAPQPVAKRARRERLLKLIDPLLVEAVRLGCTAEELIELIAERTRQFAWTEATTTS, encoded by the coding sequence GTGCAATACTCGATCAGTCCCGCGACGGGCGTGCCGATTTACCAGCAGTTGATCGATCAGATCGCTGCCGGCATTGCGCGCGGGCAGTTACGGCCGAACCAGCGGCTACCCAGCGTCCGCGAGCTGTCGCAGACGCTGGTTGTGAATCCCAATACCGTCGCCCGGGCCTATACCGAGCTCGAGCGCGAGGGGGTGTTGTACACCCGGCAAGGGCTGGGTGTGTTCGTGGCCGAGGCGCCGCAACCGGTTGCCAAGCGGGCCCGCCGCGAGCGTTTGCTGAAGCTGATCGATCCGCTCTTGGTCGAGGCCGTGCGCCTGGGCTGCACCGCCGAAGAGCTGATCGAGTTGATCGCCGAGCGCACCAGGCAGTTCGCCTGGACCGAGGCCACCACGACGTCGTGA
- a CDS encoding ABC transporter permease subunit: MILAIVRKELRELLPLLAVVSIVQLYLLGCATGNVPEDVNIASQRNSIPFYNPFDSRTGMVIVVGGLFALLTGLWQTFSELTRGTFHFLLHRPLPRTSIFGAKLAVGAAASLAVTAFPLLVFALWAATPGTHPSPFFWSMTGLAWPVCLAMLLLYLAAFLSGLRSARWYGSRFWPVPLALFAAVVFCSIPASWFFKVLPLLIIGVAYLWAILHVACARDFS, from the coding sequence ATGATCCTGGCCATCGTGCGTAAAGAATTGCGCGAGCTATTGCCGCTGTTGGCAGTGGTTTCGATCGTGCAACTGTACCTGCTCGGTTGCGCCACGGGCAACGTGCCGGAGGATGTCAATATCGCGAGCCAGCGAAACAGCATTCCTTTTTACAATCCGTTCGACAGCCGCACTGGTATGGTGATCGTAGTCGGCGGCTTGTTTGCGCTCCTGACGGGATTGTGGCAGACGTTTTCGGAGCTGACGCGCGGCACGTTTCACTTTCTGCTGCATCGCCCTCTGCCACGAACGAGCATCTTTGGCGCAAAGCTGGCGGTCGGCGCTGCGGCGAGCCTGGCCGTGACGGCGTTTCCGCTGTTGGTCTTCGCCCTGTGGGCCGCTACGCCCGGCACGCATCCAAGCCCGTTCTTCTGGTCGATGACCGGGCTGGCCTGGCCAGTGTGCCTGGCAATGTTGCTTTTGTACCTGGCGGCGTTCTTGAGCGGTCTGCGTTCGGCGCGCTGGTATGGCAGCCGCTTCTGGCCGGTACCGTTGGCGCTATTCGCCGCGGTCGTGTTCTGCAGCATTCCCGCGAGCTGGTTCTTCAAAGTGCTGCCGCTTTTGATCATTGGTGTTGCTTACTTGTGGGCGATCTTGCACGTCGCCTGTGCGCGCGATTTTTCCTGA
- a CDS encoding ABC transporter substrate-binding protein, translated as MAPMPTIDLAYVGRGLHEELVAYVADQEGCFEDEGVHVAVRDGIRWKTERLRNGATIGLGRTLLSRLTDRIPWTMLAVNTHRPLFWFLGRGDVKSMNDLRGRRLAVHAPRTAPGCFARIVLRKHGLDPDRDLQCIARAPGDYQMDLRRLRDGSIDAAYVGSTLGPEQVAAEEGFSVLSWVGDHFQIPTVGIAVDPTHSPLDNPALAALVRANQRALHTLAEKPQLALDYIALFLHRLTRDEVQQYYDRYIGPYFTSDGMVDLNVAQQAIDAVAAELGVATASADEIYLTAAATTPHSSA; from the coding sequence ATGGCGCCGATGCCCACGATCGATCTGGCCTATGTCGGCCGTGGTCTCCACGAAGAACTGGTCGCGTATGTGGCCGATCAGGAGGGATGCTTCGAGGACGAGGGGGTGCATGTCGCCGTCCGCGACGGAATCCGGTGGAAAACCGAGCGACTGCGCAACGGCGCAACGATCGGTTTAGGTCGAACATTATTGTCGCGCCTGACCGACCGTATTCCATGGACGATGCTCGCCGTCAACACCCATCGTCCGCTGTTCTGGTTTCTGGGGCGCGGCGATGTGAAATCGATGAATGATCTGCGCGGGCGCCGCCTGGCAGTCCATGCACCTCGCACCGCGCCCGGATGTTTTGCGCGAATCGTGCTCCGCAAGCACGGTCTCGACCCCGATCGCGACTTACAATGCATCGCCCGAGCCCCGGGCGACTACCAGATGGATCTGCGCCGCCTTCGCGACGGTTCGATCGATGCTGCCTATGTGGGGAGCACCTTGGGGCCCGAACAGGTCGCCGCCGAAGAGGGCTTTTCCGTTCTCTCCTGGGTTGGCGACCATTTTCAGATCCCCACGGTGGGAATCGCCGTGGATCCTACTCATAGCCCGCTCGACAACCCGGCGCTAGCGGCGCTGGTGCGGGCGAACCAGCGAGCCCTGCACACGCTCGCCGAAAAGCCGCAGTTGGCCCTCGACTACATCGCCTTGTTCCTCCATCGTCTGACACGTGATGAGGTGCAGCAGTACTACGATCGCTACATCGGCCCCTACTTTACCTCCGACGGCATGGTAGATCTCAACGTCGCTCAGCAAGCAATCGACGCGGTCGCTGCGGAACTCGGCGTCGCGACGGCGTCGGCTGATGAGATCTACTTAACCGCTGCCGCGACGACGCCGCACTCCTCTGCCTAG
- a CDS encoding PEP-CTERM sorting domain-containing protein yields the protein MTRLSLVFILFSAVAVSCANAAPITYKFYSFPGSGTETTSVGGTPTTVPIHGVLSGSITTDGALGAITAADITSFSWGSTGAGGSTSDDTVLTLLAQGVTATTTTLSLVAGGKLELATQTHLNPMNIFSNEDFTIAESGGGIAWNGDYVNILMGGTAVNIGGSYQTLQIASLAGGTPPGIPEPSTVVLMMLGGGLLVARRIRR from the coding sequence ATGACACGCTTATCGTTGGTCTTTATTTTGTTTTCTGCCGTCGCCGTGTCCTGTGCCAACGCGGCGCCGATCACTTACAAGTTTTATTCCTTCCCGGGAAGCGGCACAGAGACGACCTCGGTCGGCGGCACTCCTACCACGGTGCCGATACATGGAGTTTTGTCGGGCTCGATTACCACGGATGGTGCTCTCGGGGCGATAACAGCCGCTGATATCACCTCGTTTAGTTGGGGCTCGACCGGGGCCGGGGGATCAACCTCGGACGACACCGTCCTCACGTTGCTCGCGCAGGGGGTGACGGCGACAACCACGACGCTGTCACTTGTGGCAGGCGGTAAACTCGAGCTCGCCACGCAGACGCACCTCAATCCGATGAACATTTTTTCGAATGAGGACTTCACGATTGCCGAGAGCGGCGGTGGCATTGCCTGGAACGGCGATTACGTCAACATTCTCATGGGTGGAACCGCGGTCAATATCGGGGGGAGCTACCAGACCTTGCAAATCGCGTCCCTCGCTGGGGGCACTCCTCCCGGAATCCCCGAGCCGTCGACCGTCGTGCTGATGATGCTCGGCGGAGGGCTGCTCGTGGCGCGAAGAATTCGGCGATAA
- a CDS encoding multidrug efflux SMR transporter, with protein MAWLLLIIAGFLETGWAIGLKYSDGFTRFWPSVFTIMGIAGSMILLAMAARTLAIGTAYAVWVGIGAAGTVALGIFLGEPAGPLRLCFLGLLLIAIVGLKLTSN; from the coding sequence ATGGCATGGCTCCTTCTCATTATTGCCGGGTTCCTCGAGACCGGTTGGGCGATCGGGCTGAAATACAGCGATGGGTTCACGCGCTTCTGGCCCAGCGTGTTTACCATCATGGGAATCGCCGGCAGCATGATCCTGCTCGCCATGGCGGCGCGCACGCTCGCAATCGGAACCGCCTATGCCGTTTGGGTCGGTATCGGCGCCGCCGGGACGGTAGCGCTTGGAATCTTTCTTGGTGAACCCGCAGGTCCCTTGCGGCTTTGCTTTCTGGGCCTGCTCTTGATTGCCATCGTCGGGCTCAAGTTGACGAGTAACTAG
- a CDS encoding DUF1501 domain-containing protein, producing MPGDFQNPPPPSRPAHDEAIRSRRDFLLRCGAGFGALPLVALLSEGRAARGDDAMASASPSVTAPLAPRAPMFAPRAKSVIFLFMDGGPSQLDTFDPKPAVNALAGQPLPASIKRPITPMGVSNNALLASQRVFRPAGQSGIPVSDWLPHLASCADELTVIRSCWADGLNHVGSVCQMNTGSILAGRPSLGSWTSYGLGTENQNLPAFVVLTDGDREPPGGARNWGTGFMAGTYQGTRFRRGAEPVLHLEPPASITTTEQRQKLDLLAEMNRRHAHYRGNDPELEARIASYELAFRMQSAAPEAVDLAAETAMTQSLYGLDDPATEAMGRSCLLARRLVERGVRFVQVYCGSGSRWDAHSKIEENHSGLCRASDKPIAGLLKDLKQRGLLDETLVIWGGEFGRTPMSEKGDGRDHNPYGFTMWMAGARLPGGRIIGATDEMGLFAIEDRAHVHDLHATVLALLGLDHKQLTWLHNGRHERATINGGELISKIIPG from the coding sequence ATGCCTGGCGACTTTCAAAACCCGCCGCCGCCTTCGCGACCCGCGCATGACGAAGCGATTCGCTCGCGCCGCGACTTCTTACTGCGCTGCGGGGCCGGTTTTGGGGCGCTGCCGCTTGTCGCGCTGTTGAGCGAGGGACGTGCGGCGCGCGGCGACGACGCGATGGCGTCCGCGTCACCCTCGGTTACGGCGCCGCTGGCGCCGCGCGCTCCGATGTTCGCACCGCGTGCGAAAAGCGTGATCTTTCTCTTCATGGACGGCGGGCCCAGCCAACTCGATACGTTCGATCCCAAGCCGGCGGTCAACGCCTTGGCCGGCCAACCGCTGCCGGCGAGCATCAAGCGCCCGATCACGCCGATGGGCGTATCGAACAATGCGCTGCTGGCCAGCCAGCGCGTGTTTCGCCCGGCCGGACAGAGTGGCATTCCTGTTTCGGATTGGCTGCCGCACCTGGCAAGCTGTGCCGACGAATTGACCGTCATCCGCTCGTGTTGGGCCGATGGACTGAACCACGTCGGGTCGGTGTGCCAGATGAACACCGGCTCGATCCTGGCCGGCCGGCCCAGCTTGGGAAGTTGGACCAGCTACGGCCTGGGGACCGAGAACCAGAATCTGCCGGCGTTCGTCGTGCTGACAGACGGCGATCGCGAGCCGCCAGGCGGCGCGCGCAACTGGGGGACGGGCTTCATGGCTGGCACGTATCAAGGGACCCGTTTTCGCCGCGGCGCGGAGCCGGTCCTGCACCTGGAACCGCCCGCATCAATTACCACCACCGAGCAGCGACAGAAGCTCGACCTTTTGGCTGAGATGAATCGGCGCCACGCGCATTACCGGGGGAACGATCCCGAGTTGGAAGCACGCATCGCCAGTTACGAGCTAGCGTTTCGCATGCAGTCGGCCGCGCCCGAAGCGGTGGATCTGGCCGCCGAAACGGCAATGACCCAGTCGCTGTACGGCCTCGACGATCCGGCGACCGAAGCGATGGGCCGCTCGTGCCTGCTCGCGCGGCGGCTGGTCGAGCGCGGCGTCCGCTTCGTGCAGGTCTACTGCGGATCGGGCAGCCGCTGGGACGCCCACAGCAAAATCGAAGAGAACCACAGCGGGCTGTGCCGCGCCAGCGACAAGCCGATCGCGGGCTTGCTCAAAGACCTCAAGCAGCGCGGACTGCTCGACGAGACACTCGTGATCTGGGGCGGCGAATTCGGCCGCACGCCCATGTCCGAGAAGGGAGACGGCCGCGACCATAATCCCTACGGCTTCACGATGTGGATGGCCGGCGCGCGCCTGCCCGGCGGTCGGATCATCGGCGCCACCGACGAAATGGGCTTGTTCGCCATCGAGGATCGCGCGCATGTGCACGATCTGCACGCCACGGTCCTGGCGCTTTTGGGGCTCGATCACAAGCAGCTCACCTGGCTGCACAACGGCCGACACGAGCGAGCCACGATCAATGGCGGCGAGTTGATCTCGAAAATCATTCCTGGCTGA
- a CDS encoding SDR family oxidoreductase: protein MVQDMQRFPLEPLEDQNMARVAIITGASRGIGAATALLLAKQGYRVVVNYRASAPEADAVVATIAAAGGEAVAIKADVTVPDDVAAMVDQVNQRWGGTDVLVHNALIPFAITSFEKLTWEQLGSKLNNELHAAFLMTKAVVPGMVSRKYGRLIYLSANPSLHPRDGMIAMGTAKAALNGFVRYVALALAPHGINANLVAPGAVGGTRVTEQLTPEELGHLAAITPMGRLVRPDDVAKVIAFLASEESGFTTGHYLPVNGGVEMD from the coding sequence ATGGTACAGGACATGCAGCGTTTTCCCCTGGAGCCCCTGGAGGATCAGAACATGGCACGAGTCGCCATCATCACCGGGGCCAGCCGCGGTATCGGTGCGGCCACGGCACTGCTACTGGCCAAACAAGGGTATCGGGTGGTCGTGAACTACCGTGCCAGTGCTCCAGAGGCCGACGCGGTGGTGGCAACCATCGCCGCGGCCGGCGGCGAAGCTGTGGCGATCAAAGCCGACGTCACCGTGCCTGACGACGTCGCCGCCATGGTCGATCAGGTCAATCAGCGCTGGGGTGGAACGGACGTGCTCGTACACAACGCGCTGATCCCATTTGCCATCACGTCGTTCGAAAAGCTGACCTGGGAGCAGCTTGGCAGCAAGCTAAACAACGAACTACACGCCGCGTTTCTGATGACGAAGGCGGTTGTACCGGGAATGGTTTCGCGCAAATACGGTCGGCTAATCTATCTCAGCGCCAACCCGTCGCTCCATCCTCGTGACGGAATGATCGCGATGGGTACCGCCAAGGCAGCCCTGAACGGGTTCGTACGCTACGTGGCCTTGGCACTGGCGCCGCATGGAATCAACGCCAATCTCGTCGCACCGGGCGCGGTAGGGGGGACCAGGGTGACCGAGCAATTGACACCTGAGGAGCTGGGCCACCTCGCCGCGATCACACCGATGGGGAGGCTGGTCCGTCCTGACGACGTCGCCAAGGTCATAGCGTTCTTAGCAAGCGAGGAATCGGGTTTCACCACCGGTCATTACTTGCCGGTCAACGGCGGCGTGGAAATGGACTGA